Proteins encoded by one window of Lycium barbarum isolate Lr01 chromosome 11, ASM1917538v2, whole genome shotgun sequence:
- the LOC132618302 gene encoding G-type lectin S-receptor-like serine/threonine-protein kinase At4g27290 isoform X1: protein MKGLLSLFVCSNFLFILLTSAALDTITTDKSIRDGDTIISAGGIYELGFFSPGNSKNRYVGIWYKKIAPRTVIWVANRNIPLNDTSGVLTLKTNGVLVLVDDSNVSIWSSNSSRSLKNPKALLLDSANLVVSDGNDRDPGINFAWQSFDYPGNTLLPGMKIGKNLVTGMDWSLTSWKSTDDPTAGENVNRLDSHGYPQLFVYRNSYAVYSSGPWNGIAFSGSPNNKATQYYTIEFVINQQKIYYKYGLKNESLPTRVVINPAGVIEHLTWIEHTQSWFLYLTAQFDNCDRFALCGPYASCNINNSPPCDCLKGFKPRDPQQSVADWSSGCVRRTSLDCNQDGFLKFSGIKMPDSRNSWYNESMNLEECKQMCLAECNCTAYSYLDVRNGGSGCLLWFGELIDIREFSQNEQDLYVRVAASELDRNRWRKRSVLIAVISAMVATFIISFLVWFSFQRRKRRTDGFVLTDSEVGNEDIELPLFDLVSVASATDNFSSANVIGEGGFGPVYKGVLPNGQEIAVKRLSKYSGQGIQELKNEIVLISKLQHRNLVKLLGCCLEGEERMLIYEFMPNASLDYFIFDPSRKTSLAWKNRFEIAMGISRGLLYLHQDSRLRIIHRDLKTSNILLDSDMNAKISDFGLAKIFGGDQVEGKTKRVIGTYGYMSPEYAVDGKYSVKSDVFSIGVIILEIVSGRKNRKFHHLEHHHNLLGHAWLLWTEGKASELMDECLEESLSESQVLKCIQVGLLCVQKLPEDRPTMASVVFWLGNEGLVLPQPKQPGFFIERNSMGSADSSDEGCRSNNVSITVLEPR from the exons ATGAAAGGCCTACTTTCTTTATTCGTTTGCTCCAATTTTCTCTTCATATTACTAACTTCTGCAGCACTAGACACAATCACTACAGATAAATCCATTAGAGATGGTGACACAATTATTTCAGCTGGTGGGATTTATGAACTAGGATTTTTCAGCCCTGGAAATTCCAAGAATCGCTACGTTGGCATATGGTACAAGAAGATAGCACCTAGAACTGTCATATGGGTTGCCAACAGAAATATTCCACTGAACGACACTTCAGGAGTTTTAACACTCAAAACCAATGGGGTTCTTGTACTTGTTGATGATTCGAATGTCTCAATTTGGTCATCAAACTCATCAAGATCCTTAAAGAATCCAAAAGCGCTGCTCCTGGATTCTGCCAACCTTGTCGTGAGTGATGGAAATGACAGAGACCCAGGAATTAATTTTGCGTGGCAGAGTTTTGATTATCCAGGAAACACTTTATTACCTGGCATGAAGATTGGGAAAAATTTGGTCACGGGCATGGATTGGAGTTTAACGTCATGGAAGAGCACGGATGATCCTACTGCTGGTGAAAATGTAAACCGTCTTGATTCTCATGGATACCCACAATTGTTTGTGTACAGAAATTCATATGCAGTATATAGCTCAGGGCCATGGAACGGTATTGCATTTAGTGGTAGTCCTAACAATAAAGCAACTCAATATTACACTATAGAGTTCGTTATCAATCAGCAGAAAATTTACTACAAATACGGACTTAAGAATGAGTCCCTGCCCACCAGGGTGGTGATCAACCCAGCTGGGGTGATAGAACACCTAACATGGATTGAGCACACTCAGAGCTGGTTTCTATACTTGACAGCACAATTTGATAATTGTGATCGTTTTGCTTTATGTGGTCCTTATGCAAGTTGCAACATCAATAACTCCCCTCCATGTGACTGTCTGAAAGGTTTCAAGCCTAG GGATCCTCAACAGTCTGTGGCAGACTGGTCTAGTGGTTGTGTAAGGAGAACTTCTTTGGATTGTAACCAAGATGGTTTTCTTAAATTTTCGGGCATCAAGATGCCAGATTCAAGAAACTCCTGGTATAATGAGAGCATGAACCTTGAAGAATGCAAGCAAATGTGCTTGGCTGAATGCAATTGTACAGCCTACTCATATCTTGACGTTAGAAATGGCGGAAGTGGATGCTTACTATGGTTCGGAGAACTCATAGATATTAGAGAGTTCAGCCAAAATGAGCAAGACCTGTATGTGAGAGTTGCTGCTTCAGAATTAG ACAGGAATCGGTGGAGAAAGAGGTCAGTCCTGATTGCTGTCATTTCAGCAATGGTAGCAACATTTATCATCAGCTTTTTAGTTTGGTTTTCCTTCcaaagaaggaaaagaagaacAG ACGGATTTGTATTGACAGATTCAGAAGTTGGAAATGAAGACATAGAGCTTCCACTGTTTGATTTAGTTAGTGTTGCTAGTGCCACTGATAACTTCTCTTCTGCTAATGTTATTGGGGAGGGTGGCTTTGGGCCGGTTTACAAG GGTGTCCTACCAAATGGACAAGAGATAGCAGTAAAGAGACTATCGAAGTATTCTGGACAAGGCATTCAAGAGTTAAAAAATGAAATCGTTCTCATTTCCAAGCTTCAGCATAGGAACCTTGTCAAGCTTTTGGGTTGCTGCCTTGAAGGAGAAGAAAGGATGCTAATCTATGAGTTTATGCCCAACGCTAGCTTGGACTATTtcatttttg ATCCAAGCAGAAAAACTTCACTTGCATGGAAGAACCGCTTTGAAATTGCTATGGGAATATCTCGAGGTCTTCTTTACCTTCACCAGGACTCGAGATTAAGAATTATTCACAGAGATCTCAAAACCAGCAATATTTTATTAGATAGTGACATGAACGCCAAAATTTCTGATTTTGGCCTTGCCAAAATTTTTGGTGGAGACCAAGTGGAAGGAAAAACAAAAAGAGTAATAGGGACATA TGGATATATGTCGCCGGAATATGCTGTTGATGGGAAATATTCAGTAAAATCAGATGTATTCAGCATCGGCGTAATCATTCTTGAAATAGTTAGTGGAAGAAAGAACAGGAAATTTCATCATTTGGAGCATCATCACAATCTTTTGGGACAT GCATGGTTACTTTGGACTGAAGGAAAAGCATCAGAACTGATGGACGAATGTTTGGAAGAATCCTTGTCAGAATCGCAAGTGTTGAAATGCATCCAGGTTGGATTGTTGTGCGTTCAGAAACTCCCAGAGGATAGGCCGACAATGGCATCAGTCGTATTCTGGTTAGGCAATGAAGGTCTGGTTCTTCCTCAACCAAAGCAGCCTGGGTTTTTTATAGAGAGGAATTCAATGGGATCAGCAGATTCAAGTGATGAAGGGTGTCGAAGTAACAACGTGTCGATAACAGTTCTAGAGCCAAGATAG
- the LOC132618302 gene encoding G-type lectin S-receptor-like serine/threonine-protein kinase At4g27290 isoform X2, with protein sequence MKGLLSLFVCSNFLFILLTSAALDTITTDKSIRDGDTIISAGGIYELGFFSPGNSKNRYVGIWYKKIAPRTVIWVANRNIPLNDTSGVLTLKTNGVLVLVDDSNVSIWSSNSSRSLKNPKALLLDSANLVVSDGNDRDPGINFAWQSFDYPGNTLLPGMKIGKNLVTGMDWSLTSWKSTDDPTAGENVNRLDSHGYPQLFVYRNSYAVYSSGPWNGIAFSGSPNNKATQYYTIEFVINQQKIYYKYGLKNESLPTRVVINPAGVIEHLTWIEHTQSWFLYLTAQFDNCDRFALCGPYASCNINNSPPCDCLKGFKPRDPQQSVADWSSGCVRRTSLDCNQDGFLKFSGIKMPDSRNSWYNESMNLEECKQMCLAECNCTAYSYLDVRNGGSGCLLWFGELIDIREFSQNEQDLYVRVAASELDRNRWRKRSVLIAVISAMVATFIISFLVWFSFQRRKRRTDSEVGNEDIELPLFDLVSVASATDNFSSANVIGEGGFGPVYKGVLPNGQEIAVKRLSKYSGQGIQELKNEIVLISKLQHRNLVKLLGCCLEGEERMLIYEFMPNASLDYFIFDPSRKTSLAWKNRFEIAMGISRGLLYLHQDSRLRIIHRDLKTSNILLDSDMNAKISDFGLAKIFGGDQVEGKTKRVIGTYGYMSPEYAVDGKYSVKSDVFSIGVIILEIVSGRKNRKFHHLEHHHNLLGHAWLLWTEGKASELMDECLEESLSESQVLKCIQVGLLCVQKLPEDRPTMASVVFWLGNEGLVLPQPKQPGFFIERNSMGSADSSDEGCRSNNVSITVLEPR encoded by the exons ATGAAAGGCCTACTTTCTTTATTCGTTTGCTCCAATTTTCTCTTCATATTACTAACTTCTGCAGCACTAGACACAATCACTACAGATAAATCCATTAGAGATGGTGACACAATTATTTCAGCTGGTGGGATTTATGAACTAGGATTTTTCAGCCCTGGAAATTCCAAGAATCGCTACGTTGGCATATGGTACAAGAAGATAGCACCTAGAACTGTCATATGGGTTGCCAACAGAAATATTCCACTGAACGACACTTCAGGAGTTTTAACACTCAAAACCAATGGGGTTCTTGTACTTGTTGATGATTCGAATGTCTCAATTTGGTCATCAAACTCATCAAGATCCTTAAAGAATCCAAAAGCGCTGCTCCTGGATTCTGCCAACCTTGTCGTGAGTGATGGAAATGACAGAGACCCAGGAATTAATTTTGCGTGGCAGAGTTTTGATTATCCAGGAAACACTTTATTACCTGGCATGAAGATTGGGAAAAATTTGGTCACGGGCATGGATTGGAGTTTAACGTCATGGAAGAGCACGGATGATCCTACTGCTGGTGAAAATGTAAACCGTCTTGATTCTCATGGATACCCACAATTGTTTGTGTACAGAAATTCATATGCAGTATATAGCTCAGGGCCATGGAACGGTATTGCATTTAGTGGTAGTCCTAACAATAAAGCAACTCAATATTACACTATAGAGTTCGTTATCAATCAGCAGAAAATTTACTACAAATACGGACTTAAGAATGAGTCCCTGCCCACCAGGGTGGTGATCAACCCAGCTGGGGTGATAGAACACCTAACATGGATTGAGCACACTCAGAGCTGGTTTCTATACTTGACAGCACAATTTGATAATTGTGATCGTTTTGCTTTATGTGGTCCTTATGCAAGTTGCAACATCAATAACTCCCCTCCATGTGACTGTCTGAAAGGTTTCAAGCCTAG GGATCCTCAACAGTCTGTGGCAGACTGGTCTAGTGGTTGTGTAAGGAGAACTTCTTTGGATTGTAACCAAGATGGTTTTCTTAAATTTTCGGGCATCAAGATGCCAGATTCAAGAAACTCCTGGTATAATGAGAGCATGAACCTTGAAGAATGCAAGCAAATGTGCTTGGCTGAATGCAATTGTACAGCCTACTCATATCTTGACGTTAGAAATGGCGGAAGTGGATGCTTACTATGGTTCGGAGAACTCATAGATATTAGAGAGTTCAGCCAAAATGAGCAAGACCTGTATGTGAGAGTTGCTGCTTCAGAATTAG ACAGGAATCGGTGGAGAAAGAGGTCAGTCCTGATTGCTGTCATTTCAGCAATGGTAGCAACATTTATCATCAGCTTTTTAGTTTGGTTTTCCTTCcaaagaaggaaaagaagaacAG ATTCAGAAGTTGGAAATGAAGACATAGAGCTTCCACTGTTTGATTTAGTTAGTGTTGCTAGTGCCACTGATAACTTCTCTTCTGCTAATGTTATTGGGGAGGGTGGCTTTGGGCCGGTTTACAAG GGTGTCCTACCAAATGGACAAGAGATAGCAGTAAAGAGACTATCGAAGTATTCTGGACAAGGCATTCAAGAGTTAAAAAATGAAATCGTTCTCATTTCCAAGCTTCAGCATAGGAACCTTGTCAAGCTTTTGGGTTGCTGCCTTGAAGGAGAAGAAAGGATGCTAATCTATGAGTTTATGCCCAACGCTAGCTTGGACTATTtcatttttg ATCCAAGCAGAAAAACTTCACTTGCATGGAAGAACCGCTTTGAAATTGCTATGGGAATATCTCGAGGTCTTCTTTACCTTCACCAGGACTCGAGATTAAGAATTATTCACAGAGATCTCAAAACCAGCAATATTTTATTAGATAGTGACATGAACGCCAAAATTTCTGATTTTGGCCTTGCCAAAATTTTTGGTGGAGACCAAGTGGAAGGAAAAACAAAAAGAGTAATAGGGACATA TGGATATATGTCGCCGGAATATGCTGTTGATGGGAAATATTCAGTAAAATCAGATGTATTCAGCATCGGCGTAATCATTCTTGAAATAGTTAGTGGAAGAAAGAACAGGAAATTTCATCATTTGGAGCATCATCACAATCTTTTGGGACAT GCATGGTTACTTTGGACTGAAGGAAAAGCATCAGAACTGATGGACGAATGTTTGGAAGAATCCTTGTCAGAATCGCAAGTGTTGAAATGCATCCAGGTTGGATTGTTGTGCGTTCAGAAACTCCCAGAGGATAGGCCGACAATGGCATCAGTCGTATTCTGGTTAGGCAATGAAGGTCTGGTTCTTCCTCAACCAAAGCAGCCTGGGTTTTTTATAGAGAGGAATTCAATGGGATCAGCAGATTCAAGTGATGAAGGGTGTCGAAGTAACAACGTGTCGATAACAGTTCTAGAGCCAAGATAG